Proteins from a genomic interval of Malassezia vespertilionis chromosome 9, complete sequence:
- a CDS encoding L-ascorbate oxidase (CAZy:AA1; COG:Q; EggNog:ENOG503NVTT), producing the protein MDRGHNANAPPQERFFDWTIERKELAPDGIPRLMYTINGAFPGPIIQANEGDTVSVRVKNAIFDDYTLPKPPMSSQMGRVMPNGTETQVAFHWHGLSMRGSQIMDGAPGFTSFAISRGEEHLYRFRIHKEDVGTHWYHSHAGASRADGLWGMLIVHAREYEPKLLQRIAQNASVPLHWDEEVAVAVGDHFHELGPVFFSYYISRWLQKAEPVPASGLINGRSRFSCEHSRLTQVPCPADPLGAESVGEYTIFTLQQDRRYRLRIANVGSLADETFSVDGHTLTVIEADGTLVQPITVHRLPIAPGQRYSVLLNRVNSVDRAWMRAEMSAECFQYMNPVMNLVTKAIIAYQSVPSARDTVGGWLSPLRRGVQGRDAMALHVARNQETRRSVDAVLLPQSSAWSPNVTDAPIPIEPCHDLEPGALVPLVPDPAPELHLAHGDVRETVYVTVPALEKWHIVPMAYMNQSTWRSNAAGHQRAPLLHRIAHANTTDPAEWRAQDVVFEEHELVVSPHPSKPVVFELVINNQDDSPHPFHLHGHKFWVMETDEVDPAFGGYNLYEDVGQVYDLQRTMKRDTVLVPTLGHAVIRWKADNPGVWAFHCHMLVHLLSGMAMAIAEQPALLQAAPPVPPMYR; encoded by the coding sequence ATGGACCGCGGCCATAATGCAAACGCACCGCCGCAAGAGCGGTTCTTTGACTGGACGAttgagcgcaaagagctaGCGCCGGACGGAATTCCGCGTCTCATGTACACCATCAATGGAGCCTTCCCTGGCCCAATAATACAAGCAAATGAGGGCGACACTGTTTCAGTCCGTGTGAAAAACGCCATCTTTGACGACTATACGCTCCCCAAGCCGCCCATGTCGTCCCAAATGGGCCGCGTGATGCCAAACGGCACGGAAACGCAAGTCGCTTTTCACTGGCACGGCCTGTCTATGCGTGGATCGCAAATCATGGACGGTGCGCCTGGCTTTACTTCTTTTGCCATTTCGCGTGGCGAAGAGCACTTGTATCGATTCCGGATTCACAAAGAGGATGTCGGGACCCATTGGTACCATTCGCATGCCGGCGCTTCTCGCGCAGACGGGCTGTGGGGTATGCTCATTGTTCATGCACGCGAGTATGAACCAAAGCTTTTGCAGCGTATAGCACAGAATGCGtcggtgccgctgcactgGGACGAAGAGGTGGCCGTTGCCGTCGGCGACCATTTCCACGAGCTGGGGCCTGTCTTCTTTTCGTACTACATTTCGCGTTGGCTGCAAAAGGCTGAGCCCGTCCCTGCGAGCGGACTTATTAACGGCCGAAGCCGCTTTAGCTGCGAGCATAGCCGGCTTACGCAGGTGCCATGCCCCGCGGATCCACTTGGCGCCGAGTCTGTGGGCGAATATACTATCTTTACGCTCCAGCAAGACCGTCGCTATCGACTTCGCATTGCCAATGTCGGTTCCTTAGCCGATGAGACTTTTTCTGTCGATGGACATACCCTGACGGTGATAGAGGCAGACGGCACGCTGGTGCAACCTATCACAGTGCACCGACTTCCCATTGCGCCTGGCCAACGCTACTCGGTGCTCCTCAACCGTGTGAATTCGGTCGACCGGGCGTGGATGCGCGCTGAAATGTCTGCCGAGTGCTTTCAGTACATGAACCCGGTGATGAATTTGGTGACAAAAGCAATTATTGCTTACCAGTCAGTGCCGTCCGCGCGGGATACAGTCGGTGGGTGGCTCTCTCCGcttcgccgcggcgtgcaaggACGCGATGCGATGGCCCTGCATGTAGCACGAAACCAAGAGACACGACGCAGCGTTGATGCGGTATTGCTTCCTCAATCAAGCGCATGGAGCCCCAACGTGACTGATGCACCAATCCCGATTGAGCCGTGTCATGACCTCGAGCCAGGAGCGCTGGTGCCACTGGTGCCTGACCCAGCTCCCGAACTGCATCTCGCACATGGAGACGTGCGAGAAACAGTGTACGTCACGGTACCTGCCCTGGAAAAGTGGCATATCGTGCCGATGGCATACATGAATCAGTCAACGTGGCGCTCCAATGCCGCAGGCCACCAACGAGCGCCACTATTGCATCGCATTGCGCATGCAAACACGACGGACCCCGCCgaatggcgcgcgcaggatGTAGTTTTCGAGGAACACGAGCTTGTTGTGAGTCCACACCCTAGCAAGCCCGTCGTGTTCGAGCTGGTGATCAACAACCAGGATGACTCCCCACATCCATTCCACCTGCATGGCCACAAGTTCTGGGTCATGGAGACCGATGAGGTCGATCCCGCTTTTGGTGGCTACAATCTGTACGAGGACGTGGGCCAGGTGTATGATCTACAGCGAACTATGAAGCGCGACACGGTCCTCGTACCGACCTTGGGCCATGCCGTGATTCGCTGGAAAGCGGACAACCCGGGTGTTTGGGCATTCCACTGCCATATGCTCGTTCACTTGCTCAGCGGCATGGCTATGGccattgccgagcagccAGCACTGCTGCAGGCTGCGCCACCTGTGCCGCCCATGTACAGGTAA
- a CDS encoding uncharacterized protein (EggNog:ENOG503P4CW; COG:S), protein MAPFLIDLDSANGSTVNGDEIPKSRYFELRSGDTCQFGASVREYVFLDETAAPKIEKGEMRLGVIAEIMGHTSMVWRHWGCTTDRVLKNVIEAIGDAPELDGFETLYPLDQKNVMAAFKQGHLREEDVTPILREQQEVREARRAANEEDGKSWERKPRRSRKKKDELVDEDTRQSTDDDEDALVNIDGLDDMPAKRKRKPTQHYRPSPRKKRGRVVMQEDTESDMDSIEDESDVTEDSASDDFEGSDEDEDE, encoded by the exons ATGGC ACCATTTCTCATTGATCTCGACTCGGCGAATGGCAGTACCGTCAACGGCGACGAAATTCCCAAATCGCGCTACTTTGAACTTCGCTCCGGCGATACGTGCCAGTTCGGGGCAAGTGTGCGTGAGTATGTATTCCTCGACGAGACAGCAGCGCC CAAGATTGAAAAAGGCGAGATGCGGCTCGGTGTGATTGCTGAAATTATGGGACACACG TCGATGGTTTGGCGCCACTGGGGATG CACTACAGACCGTGTGCTAAAAAATGTGATCGAAGCGATTGGAGATGCGCCAGAGCTT GATGGATTTGAGACGCTGTACCCCCTGGACCAAAAAAATGTCATGGCGGCATTTAAGCAGGGTCatctgcgcgaggaagaCGTGACTCCAATTTTGCGCGAACAGCAAGAGGTGCGTGAGGCAAGGCGGGCTGCAAATGAAGAGGATGGCAAGTCATGGGAGCGCAAGCCACGACGGAGCCGCAAGAAGAAGGATGAGCTCGTGGATGAGGATACGAGACAGTCTACcgatgacgacgaagacgcGCTTGTCAATATAGATGGGCTTGACGATATGCCTGCaaaacgcaagcgcaagcctACACAGCACTATCGCCCGTCGCCACGCAAAAAGCGGGGTAGGGTGGTCATGCAGGAAGACACGGAGAGCGATATGGACAGCATCGAAGATGAATCTGACGTGACTGAAGATTCTGCTAGCGACGATTTTGAAGGCTCTGATGAAGATGAAGATGAGTAG
- a CDS encoding phospholipase C (SECRETED:SignalP(1-20); COG:M; EggNog:ENOG503NUWZ), translating to MRSVFWQLCIASVLVAECAASREDGLKNIKHIVLFMQENRSFDHYFGTMAGVRGFQDPNVHVSKNSKKNVFHQPVNHSAKEEPAPKGVVELLPWHLNYQGGDWNEKTQCMLAGTNDWRENHAAWNEGEIDQWVVANTPYSIGYFRREDLPIQYSLAGNFTVGDSYYESIISSTDPNRVSWFSGTINVNGSVTGGNGHRMGGPVIDNNVDPKCLTADDGSPFSCRPLRWKTVPEYLYESSISFQVYQDFDNFGDDTLVEWAQYQEAAKHKEQLAKQAVSFPGLDKFYEDAYNGNLPEVSYIVAPQDLSEHPPYMPKDGAWLQRKVAEAVMHGKDWDSTALIVSYDETGGWADHVISPLPPKDAQGEWIIDPYDKSKGWVPTGPGFRLPFYVISPWTRNGGVFTEHCSHESQILFLEKWAKAVGKPFHTKDMNPWRREHMSDLVKVFDFSSHDTSTLELESVPKASQDPITKQYNGASVCQARFLWDVQPKVPYGEQDEHEALRVEPGYKPTRGDLSEGRYLTMEADGFALSHKDNRLGTGRAHHNHNGEHYRFVLHWKGTDPKDNRFLIATDSEHPMYITKGLKLSKKAHKGALFAIHDKGNGEGYTVTEVGTSKQMSITKDGSVAHANYATFIIYSVTQ from the coding sequence ATGCGTAGTGTTTTTTGGCAGCTGTGTATTGCAAGTGTGCTGGTTGCCGAATGTGCAGCCAGCCGCGAGGACGGGCTAAAGAATATTAAGCACATTGTGTTGTTTATGCAGGAGAACCGCTCGTTTGACCATTACTTTGGCACGATGGCTGGTGTGCGTGGGTTCCAAGATCCCAATGTGCATGTGTCGAAGAACTCGAAAAAGAATGTATTCCACCAGCCCGTGAACCACTCTGCGAAAGAGGAGCCGGCGCCGAAAGGAGTTGTGGAGCTGCTGCCGTGGCATTTGAACTACCAGGGCGGCGACTGGAATGAAAAGACGCAATGCATGCTTGCCGGAACCAATGATTGGCGTGAGAACCATGCGGCTTGGAACGAGGGCGAGATCGATCAGTGGGTCGTTGCAAACACGCCGTACAGCATTGGCTACTTCCGCCGCGAAGACTTGCCGATCCAGTACAGCCTTGCCGGCAACTTTACCGTGGGCGACTCCTACTATGAGTCTATTATCTCGTCCACGGACCCAAATCGTGTCTCGTGGTTTTCTGGTACAATCAATGTGAATGGCAGCGTCACGGGCGGAAACGGCCACAGAATGGGTGGGCCCGTCATTGACAACAATGTGGATCCCAAGTGTCTTACCGCAGACGATGGCAGCCCTTTCTCGTGCCGACCTTTGCGCTGGAAGACAGTGCCCGAGTACCTGTACGAGTCAAGCATCTCCTTCCAGGTGTATCAAGATTTTGACAACTTTGGCGATGACACGCTGGTCGAGTGGGCTCAGTATCAAGAGGCTGCCAAGCACaaggagcagctcgccaagcaagcGGTTTCATTCCCTGGCCTTGACAAGTTCTACGAGGATGCATACAATGGAAACCTTCCCGAGGTTTCGTACATTGTCGCGCCCCAGGATCTTTCCGAGCACCCGCCCTACATGCCCAAAGACGGTGCCTGGCTCCAGCGCAAAGTTGCCGAGGCGGTTATGCATGGGAAGGACTGGGACAGCACCGCGCTCATTGTTTCGTACGATGAGACTGGCGGATGGGCGGACCATGTCATTTCCCCTCTCCCGCCCAAAGATGCACAGGGCGAGTGGATTATTGATCCGTACGACAAGAGCAAGGGCTGGGTACCCACTGGGCCGGGCTTCCGTTTACCTTTCTATGTTATTTCGCCCTGGACGCGTAACGGCGGTGTATTTACCGAGCATTGCTCGCACGAAAGCCAAATCCTGTTCCTCGAGAAGTGGGCCAAAGCCGTGGGCAAGCCGTTCCACACCAAGGACATGAACCCGTGGCGCCGCGAGCATATGAGCGACCTGGTCAAGGTCTTTGACTTTTCTTCGCACGACACCAGCACGCTTGAGCTGGAATCTGTGCCCAAGGCGTCGCAGGACCCCATCACGAAACAATACAACGGTGCCTCTGTGTGCCAGGCACGCTTTTTGTGGGACGTACAGCCCAAGGTGCCATACGGGGAGCAAGACGAGCACGAGGCGCTTCGTGTCGAGCCTGGATACAAGCCTACGCGTGGCGACTTGAGCGAGGGGCGCTACCTTACGATGGAGGCGGATGGCTTCGCGCTCAGTCACAAAGACAATCGTTTGGGGACCGGTCGTGCACACCACAACCACAATGGCGAGCATTACCGATTCGTGTTGCACTGGAAGGGCACCGATCCCAAGGATAACCGGTTCCTCATCGCCACCGACAGCGAGCACCCCATGTATATTACAAAGGGCTTGAAGCTTTCCAAGAAAGCCCACAAAGGCGCTTTGTTTGCCATTCATGATAAAGGCAATGGCGAGGGCTACACGGTCACTGAGGTCGGCACGTCGAAGCAAATGTCCATTACCAAGGACGGCTCGGTCGCGCATGCCAATTATGCTACGTTTATTATTTATAGTGTGACCCAATAG
- the trl1 gene encoding RNA ligase (ATP) (SECRETED:SignalP(1-35); COG:J; EggNog:ENOG503NUZY), translating to MLAVSVLMPFVASLPLVSMPMRATLLCAVFNAVDPKEHAILSWKAQEFAYRQFSQDSNELPTLARGLFTEQVTGPNGEDHQRILVRGYDKFFNVGELAWTQPAAIKAFSTGPYIVSYKENGCIVFVAALTQERLVVTSKHAIGNRAAEEEKMSHAEMGRVWLQRHLARSGRSEAQLARELWDRDETAVMELCDDEFEEHVLRYPQDRTGLHLHGLNANAVDFATRTMEEVQAFAEMWGFIPVRFRTFATLAEVDAFASEVGKTGSLHGEPMEGFVVRTKMRNEVVRSTDAVQPPYKPGQTWFYKIKFDEPYLMYRDWRELTRTMLSERDRWNNLRADAVAGIVETTFLENKEDDADVVSSLHDHVAQAERDFAAEKISKKELKRVQKRLQHYHQRREKERAKAEIARGTAQPCMPLPRSQRPETHLYVQWVYDRLYGNCEREIEAEPALFTAFHEGHGIIALREKFLAFLETPQGQAQLQLRGGEAARDLRTDDRPFEKTLLIPIAVPGSGKTALGVALTHLFSWAHAQSDDVQNKRTGPAFLKLVESAFDKSGVVIADRNNHLLQHRDELVDLCLRVEPGEEFQYKGILTRFIKDMQTFRSSGNSSDDQIDELIWLDLGDALPASLDRILDRLCPMLGLQRPPQESIDAALCAAESYVPAVRKPLPSTVPKSSVPDYTVHPSSYIAVFVHLDAVEVAMQVLDTLPATAPYTSAHTLLSAIKEKGRAVARPHITLVHQMDSAAYVDAHWDTLFSLATRSVHDRPSFFLTLTQLAWNDRVMAFKVGGMHADAPFQDLSLTTHKTMHITVGTADAEVEAVESSALFGDTVDAYVVSIQERTVHGVLGFHSNPKKATNEHAGYLLPHLNKSMHLLDVGSGAATITTGFVPLVASVTALELKKEALDLTRQEAQRNGVEMDFALGDVHALPFADNTFDAVHVHQVLQHVADPILALKEMRRVVKPGGVVAARESDYEVFAWFPEDPLLSEWRQLYLDISRSNGGHPDAGRRLLYWAMVAGFTDIEPSAMSWCFATQPTRDYWGGMWERRILDSSIAEQARSRGVSQQKLEDISQAWARWKDTPYGWFMVPHAAILAYK from the exons ATGCTCGCTGTGTCGGTGCTCATGCCGTTTGTGGCGAGTCTCCCGCTCGTCTCCATGCCTATGCGTGCGACGCTCCTCTGTGCTGTGTT CAATGCAGTGGACCCCAAAGAGCATGCTATTCTTTCTTGGAAAGCACAAGAGTTTGCCTACCGACAGTTCAGCCAGGATAGCAACGAGCTCCCCACTCTTGCTCGTGGGCTGTTTACAGAACAAGTGACAGGGCCCAACGGTGAAGACCACCAGCGTATTCTCGTGCGTGGCTACGATAAATTTTTCAAtgtcggcgagcttgcaTGGACACAGCCTGCAGCGATTAAAGCATTTTCCACCGGGCCATACATTGTATCTTACAAAGAGAATGGGTGTATTGTTTTTGTCGCTGCACTCACGCAGGAACGGCTTGTCGTCACCTCAAAGCATGCCATTGGAAACCGCGCTGCCGAGGAGGAAAAAATGAGTCATGCTGAAATGGGCCGAGTgtggctgcagcgccacttggcgcgcagcgggcgGTCCGAGGCACAGCTTGCTCGAGAGCTCTGGGACAGGGATGAGACTGCTGTAATGGAGCTTTGCGATGACGAGTTCGAGGAGCATGTACTACGATACCCCCAGGACCGAACAGGACTTCATCTACATGGCCTGAACGCAAACGCCGTCGACTTTGCCACACGCACAATGGAAGAAGTGCAAGCTTTTGCAGAAATGTGGGGATTTATCCCTGTGCGTTTCCGCACCTTTGCTACCCTCGCCGAGGTGGATGCATTTGCGTCTGAAGTTGGCAAGACGGGCTCATTGCATGGCGAGCCTATGGAAGGATTCGTGGTGCGCACAAAGATGCGAAACGAAGTAGTGCGTAGCACAGATGCTGTGCAACCTCCGTACAAGCCGGGGCAAACGTGGTTTTACAAAATCAAATTTGACGAGCCGTACCTCATGTATCGCGACTGGCGCGAATTGACACGAACTATGCTTAGCGAGCGAGACCGCTGGAACAATCTGCGTGCCGATGCGGTTGCTGGCATTGTGGAGACCACTTTTTTGGAAAACAAAGAGGACGATGCCGATGTGGTTTCTTCGCTCCATGACCATGTCGCCCAAGCCGAGCGCGATTTTGCCGCGGAAAAGATCAGCAAAAAGGAGCTGAAACGTGTGCAGAAGCGACTCCAGCATTACCATCAACGGCGGGAAAAGGAACGTGCCAAAGCAGAAATCGCTCGTGGTACAGCACAACCGTGCATGCCGCTGCCTCGCTCGCAGCGTCCGGAAACGCATTTGTATGTCCAATGGGTGTACGACCGCTTGTATGGTAACTGTGAACGTGAAATTGAGGCAGAGCCAGCGCTGTTTACTGCGTTTCACGAAGGGCACGGCATCATTGCGTTGCGTGAAAAGTTTCTTGCTTTTTTGGAAACACCTCAAGGTCAAGCACAGCTACAGCTTCGTGGGGGCGAGGCTGCGCGAGACTTGCGAACCGATGACAGGCCTTTTGAAAAAACGTTGCTTATTCCAATCGCTGTGCCGGGAAGTGGAAAGACTGCGCTGGGAGTTGCGCTCACACACTTGTTTTCTtgggcgcatgcacagaGCGACGATGTGCAGAACAAACGGACAGGACCTGCATTTCTCAAGCTTGTTGAGTCGGCATTCGACAAGAGCGGTGTCGTGATTGCAGACAGGAACAATCATTTGCTTCAGCACCGTGACGAGCTGGTTGACTTG TGTTTGCGTGTAGAGCCTGGGGAGGAGTTCCAGTATAAAGGCATTCTCACGCGGTTTATTAAGGATATGCAAACATTCCGCAGCTCTGGGAATTCGTCCGACGACCAAATCGACGAGCTTATCTGGCTGGATCTGGGCGATGCTCTTCCTGCAAGTCTCGACCGAATTTTGGACCGTTTGTGTCCGATGCTAGGGCTGCAACGTCCGCCGCAAGAGTCAATCGACGCCGCActctgcgctgcagaatCGTATGTTCCAGCTGTGCGCAagccgctgccgagcacagTGCCCAAGAGCAGCGTGCCGGACTATACCGTACATCCTTCTTCGTACATTGCCGTGTTTGTGCACTTGGATGCTGTGGAAGTTGCGATGCAAGTACTTGATACGCTGCCTGCTACAGCGCCATACACAAGCGCACATACGTTGCTATCTGCAATCAAGGAAAAGGGCCGCGCAGTCGCGCGGCCACACATTACGTTGGTCCATCAAATGGATTCAGCAGCGTACGTGGATGCGCATTGGGATACGCTATTTTCGTTAGCGACGCGCAGTGTTCATGATAGACCGAGCTTTTTCTTGACGCTTACGCAACTTGCTTGGAACGACCGTGTTATGGCGTTCAAAGTTGGCGGAATGCATGCGGATGCGCCGTTCCAGGATCTCTCGCTCACGACGCACAAAACAATGCATATTACTGTGGGCACTGCAGATGCAGAGGTGGAGGCCGTGGAGTCGAGTGCTTTGTTTGGCGACACTGTGGATGCATATGTCGTGTCTATACAGGAGCGGACGGTGCATGGCGTGTTGGGATTTCATAGCAATCCAAAAAAGGCTACCAATGAACATG CAGGGTATTTGCTCCCTCATCTCAACAAATCGATGCACTTGTTGGATGTGGGGTCTGGTGCAGCCACGATTACCACTGGCTTCGTCCCGCTTGTTGCCTCTGTCACTGCTTTGGAGCTCAAAAAAGAAGCTTTGGATTTGACACGGCAAGAGGCTCAACGCAACGGCGTGGAAATGGACTTTGCTCTTGGCGATGTCCATGCGCTCCCGTTTGCGGACAATACGTTTGACGCGGTTCACGTACATCAGGTGTTGCAGCATGTCGCCGATCCTATTCTTGCACTAAAAGAGATGCGACGTGTGGTGAAGCCTGGTGGCGTCGTTGCTGCACGCGAAAGCGACTACGAAGTGTTTGCGTGGTTTCCAGAGGACCCTTTGCTGAGCGAATGGCGGCAACTGTACCTTGATATTTCACGCTCCAATGGCGGGCATCCAGATGCTGGACGCAGGCTTTTGTACTGGGCCATGGTGGCAGGATTCACGGATATTGAGCCAAGTGCCATGTCTTGGTGCTTTGCCACGCAGCCGACGCGCGATTATTGGGGAGGCATGTGGGAGAGACGCATCCTCGATTCCAGTATTGCTGAACAGGCAAGATCGCGTGGCGTATCTCAGCAAAAGCTGGAGGACATCTCCCAGGCAtgggcgcgctggaaggATACGCCGTATGGCTGGTTTATGGTTCCTCACGCAGCGATTCTTGCTTACAAATAA
- a CDS encoding uncharacterized protein (COG:S; EggNog:ENOG503P5UF), producing MGVLGLTRWANDSERLISSQLTFPVPEGSSESLVDGEPADLGPKGDWLVIDAWAWIHYAWHSMNANVYQGGSFVEFRLILNAWIDTLEAAGFKIIVVIDGPRLHQKLGATLNRTQNYVRMNVKLMRAGPKLRADPEFENGRILPPGPSDCLFSVLDARNIECKVGAEEVDSEIAQIANERGGYVMSRDSDFLILGGNTPQCKGYIPFSSVEFVAQEIGGQPEAPPADDDDGFTTVSTAKSKRDKKQQAAAKLANLPHLLRTPVLPGQRATLKETSVRFRCFSSAKCASQLQIPMSLLPVLAALVGTENRSGEQVELYNTVFHGVANRMPVLASTLAEQYAAIKAEDASGAKDAPQPAAEGPDESEHEIDTRDPVLRLLTRCFDAVVQYGRKRRGAHIPVSWAMRQSVVISMHAVALVFMPGKSDEAIDRFMKKSDVHALEKYQLAYWARQFDQVLVSVLLERIYIARVYLEEPDEPSSQRAVVRPLRSFIWSAILAVWLAAHPDEEVQPELAEQVAQVSLDGAKEEEDDDEEVEVETEKVEGEEEEEEEEEEEEEEEEEEEKEQISKDDAALAALPKITEYTRTEYSLRKEDVPVLPLPELIETISSRTHLPIPAELGPLVESYASAKDSGSEPQPVHVPELPENVRMQLWLYAHYAAIPQMDQLPRDMWPLAATLRYAIVANRERLGSMRTKHNWTLQEVEAAVYTACVTRKLYKDATPEEHQAVVDAYARGSPPNRSISLSTMLGFTLETSVMLTQAMLLCDKLPNACTLFEAPIFHARLSEQLDECSQETAWRQFEDKELHDRVLAVVLEGIEDRIGRTRARQATTQRAAPSRQRRHLGLLSETML from the coding sequence ATGGGAGTACTTGGCTTGACGCGCTGGGCAAACGATTCGGAGCGCTTGATTTCCAGTCAGTTGACATTCCCGGTGCCCGAAGGTTCTAGCGAGTCGCTAGTGGATGGCGAGCCGGCGGATCTCGGTCCCAAAGGTGACTGGCTCGTCATTGACGCCTGGGCCTGGATCCACTACGCGTGGCACTCTATGAACGCCAACGTGTACCAGGGCGGTTCTTTTGTTGAGTTCCGTCTGATCCTGAATGCATGGATCGATACATTGGAGGCTGCTGGCTTTAAGATCATTGTCGTGATTGATGGTCCTCGCCTGCACCAGAAACTCGGCGCGACGCTAAACCGAACGCAGAACTATGTGCGGATGAACGTAAAGCTGATGCGCGCAGGCCCAAAGCTGCGTGCGGACCCAGAGTTTGAGAACGGCCGCATTTTGCCGCCTGGCCCGTCCGATTGTCTGTTCAGtgtgctcgatgcgcgcaacaTTGAATGCAAGGTCGGTGCGGAGGAAGTCGATTCCGAGATCGCGCAGATTGCAAACGAGCGTGGTGGATACGTAATGAGCCGCGACTCTGACTTTTTGATTCTCGGTGGAAACACGCCGCAGTGCAAAGGATACATCCCCTTTAGCTCGGTCGAGTTCGTTGCACAGGAAATCGGCGGGCAGCCCGAGGCGCCGCCCGCAGATGACGACGATGGATTTACAACCGTATCTACCGCAAAAagcaagcgcgacaagaAGCAGCAGGCtgccgccaagcttgccAACCTCCCGCaccttttgcgcacgcccgtACTTCCCGGTCAGCGCGCGACACTGAAAGAGACCTCTGTGCGCTTCCGTTGCTTCTCCTCAGCCAAGTGCGCCTCGCAGCTGCAAATCCCCATGAGTCTTTTGCCTGTATTGGCCGCACTAGTCGGCACGGAGAACAGGTCTGGCGAGCAAGTCGAATTGTATAACACGGTGTTTCACGGCGTCGCGAATCGAATGCCGGTCCTTGCCTCCACACTTGCGGAGCAGTACGCCGCAATCAAGGCCGAGGATGCGTccggcgcaaaagacgcgccgcagcctgCTGCCGAGGGTCCCGATGAGAGCGAGCATGAAATCGACACTCGCGATCCAGTCTTACGCCTGCtgacgcgctgctttgaTGCCGTTGTGCAATATggccgcaagcgccgtggcgcgcaTATCCCCGTATCATGGGCAATGCGCCAGAGCGTAGTGATAAGCATGCATGCCGTAGCGCTTGTTTTCATGCCCGGGAAGAGCGACGAGGCGATCGACCGTTTCATGAAAAAATCCGATGTACATGCCCTTGAAAAGTACCAACTTGCATACTGGGCGCGCCAATTTGACCAGGTGCTTGTCTCTGTTCTTTTGGAACGTATCTATATTGCCCGCGTCTACCTGGAAGAGCCTGATGAACCGtcgtcgcagcgcgctgtggtgcggccgctgcgctccttCATTTGGTCTGCCATACTAGCTGTATGgctcgcagcgcacccCGACGAGGAAGTGCAGCCAGAACTTGCGGAACAAGTTGCTCAAGTTTCGTTGGATGGTGCTaaggaagaggaagacgacgacgaagaggtGGAGGTGGAGACAGAAAAGGTAGAGGgagaggaggaagaggaagaggaagaggaagaggaagaggaagaggaagaggaagaggaaaAAGAGCAGATTTCTAAAGACGATGCTGCACTAGCCGCGCTTCCCAAAATCACCGAATACACCCGCACTGAATACTCTTTGCGTAAAGAGGATGTGCCTGTACTCCCTCTCCCTGAACTTATTGAGACGATTTCAAGTCGCACGCACCTTCCCATCCCTGCAGAGCTCGGTCCGCTAGTTGAGTCGTACGCCAGCGCAAAAGACAGCGGCAGCGAGCCGCAGCCCGTGCATGTGCCGGAGCTACCTGAAAATGTACGCATGCAACTGTGGCTTTATGCGCACTACGCAGCCATCCCCCAAATGGACCAGCTGCCGAGAGATATGTGGCCCCTTGCCGCCACGTTGCGCTATGCAATTGTAGCCAACCGTGAGCGGCTTGGCTCAATGCGCACCAAGCACAACTGGACATTGCAGGAAGTAGAGGCTGCTGTATACACCGCCTGTGTCACACGCAAGCTGTACAAAGACGCCACGCCCGAAGAGCACCAAGCAGTCGTCGATGCATACGCGAGAGGCTCGCCGCCGAACCGTAGCATCAGCTTGAGCACCATGCTTGGATTTACGCTCGAGACCAGTGTGATGCTCACACAGGCTATGCTTTTGTGCGACAAGCTTCCCAACGCATGTACTCTTTTTGAAGCGCCCATCTTCCACGCCCGCCTcagcgagcagctcgatgaGTGCAGCCAAGAGACGGCGTGGAGGCAATTCGAAGACAAGGAGCTCCACGACCGCGTGCTTGCCGTTGTCCTTGAAGGAATCGAAGACCGCATCGGACGTACGCGCGCCCGTCAGGCCACgacacagcgcgccgcgccctcCCGCCAGCGCAGACATCTTGGCCTGCTCTCCGAAACAATGCTGTAG